The Coffea arabica cultivar ET-39 chromosome 8e, Coffea Arabica ET-39 HiFi, whole genome shotgun sequence genome window below encodes:
- the LOC113704998 gene encoding uncharacterized protein, whose translation MTPAVYSLQVHLPGHQYVSFNQDFDLSQLLEKIDFSKTMLTEFFRMNRVNNKAQNLRCLYKDFAQHFVWTPAKRKWTERSKQKVIGRLVTVKPSEGDRYYLRLLLSHVRAPTSFDDLLTVNGCKLASFRAAALELGLLDSDSYIEATLEEAAGFQMPSSLRFLFATLLLHCAPANPSLLWEKFEVELSRDFERAQVQAHCSAAEIRRKVLFDINRSLQHMGRHISEYRLVADDVTFSCHESMTKEVDSEKSIVVSPEDLLISSKLNAEQKHAYDLILQTVFSSKGQSFFIDGPGGTGKTFLYRSLLATLRSQGYIAIAVATSGVAASILPGGRTAHSRFKIPLDFFRNKTCQLSKQSSMAHLIIQCKLFLWDEASMAKKETIEAFDELLKDLMETADPFGGKVVVFGGDFRQPLPVIQGATKDQLIQASLLHSSLWYKMHKIKLTQNMRAVLDPAFSQFLLAVGEGSEPIDADNQICLPSHMVIPFHNMKESFDRLVAYTFPDLKLYSSDPYEMISRCILTPKNTSVEDINDMMIQRFPGQLFTYTSSDQTVDQRFQADYEDFLNSQNPKGLPPHKLMLKENYPLILLRNLNPAEGLCNGTRLICRQLKRHTICAEIAFGQYKGETDFHSQNSIVDT comes from the exons ATGACCCCTGCTGTTTACAGTCTTCAGGTGCATCTTCCTGGTCACCAATATGTTTCCTTTAATCAAGATTTTGATCTTTCGCAGCTCTTAGAAAAAATtgatttctcaaaaactatgtTAACTGAGTTCTTTAGAATGAATCGTGTCAACAACAAAGCTCAAAACCTCAGATGTTTGTATAAAGATTTTGCTCAGCACTTTGTTTGGACACCTGCTAAAAGAAAATGGACCGAAAGAAGTAAGCAGAAAGTTATTGGCAGGTTAGTCACTGTTAAACCAAGTGAAGGTGATAGGTATTATTTAAGGCTTCTTCTCTCCCATGTTCGAGCTCCTACCTCATTTGATGACTTGTTGACTGTTAATGGATGTAAACTAGCTTCATTTAGAGCTGCTGCTTTAGAACTTGGCCTCTTAGACTCTGATTCTTACATTGAGGCTACACTTGAAGAAGCGGCTGGTTTTCAAATGCCTTCTTCACTGAGATTTTTATTTGCTACTTTGCTTTTGCATTGTGCTCCAGCAAATCCAAGTCTTCTGTGGGAAAAATTTGAAGTGGAACTTTCTAGGGACTTTGAACGAGCGCAAGTACAGGCTCATTGTTCAGCtgctgagataagacggaaggTTTTGTTTGATATTAACAGATCGCTCCAACATATGGGGAGGCATATCAGTGAGTACAGGTTAGTAGCAGACGATGTTACTTTTAGCTGTCATGAGAGCATGACTAAGGAAGTTGACAGTGAAAAGAGTATTGTGGTGTCGCCGGAAGATCTCTTGATATCTTCAAAGTTAAATGCAGAACAAAAACATGCTTATGATTTGATATTGCAGACTGTTTTTTCATCCAAAGGGCAGAGCTTTTTCATTGATGGCCCGGGGGGGACGGGAAAAACCTTTTTATATCGCTCTCTTCTTGCAACACTTAGATCACAGGGATACATTGCAATAGCTGTAGCAACTTCAGGAGTTGCAGCATCGATTCTTCCTGGAGGAAGAACTGCCCACTCCAGATTTAAGATTCCATTGGACTTTTTCAGGAATAAAACCTGTCAGTTGAGCAAGCAAAGCAGCATGGCTCATTTAATCATTCAATGCAAGTTGTTCTTGTGGGATGAAGCGTCAATGGCAAAAAAGGAGACTATTGAAGCATTTGATGAATTACTCAAAGATCTAATGGAGACTGCTGATCCTTTTGGAGGCAAGGTTGTAGTTTTTGGGGGCGATTTTCGTCAACCTCTTCCTGTCATACAAGGAGCTACTAAGGACCAGTTAATTCAGGCTAGCCTCCTGCATTCTTCATTATGGTATAAGATGCACAAAATAAAGCTAACACAGAACATGAGGGCTGTCTTAGATCCTGCATTTTCACAATTCTTGCTCGCAGTTGGGGAAGGTTCAGAACCTATTGATGCAGATAACCAGATTTGCTTGCCAAGTCATATGGTTATACCATTCCACAACATGAAAGAGTCTTTTGACAG GTTGGTAGCTTACacatttccagatttgaaactctATTCATCTGATCCTTATGAAATGATCAGTAGATGTATTTTAACCCCAAAAAACACCTCTGTGGAAGACATCAATGATATGATGATTCAGAGGTTTCCTGGACAACTCTTTACTTATACAAGCTCTGACCAAACTGTTGATCAGAGATTTCAGGCAGATTACGAGGATTTTTTAAATTCTCAAAATCCAAAGGGACTTCCTCCACACAAACTCATGCTGAAAGAAAACTATCCCTTAATCTTGCTCAGGAACCTAAATCCAGCTGAAGGATTGTGCAATGGCACGAGACTTATCTGTCGACAGCTAAAACGGCACACTATCTGTGCTGAGATTGCTTTTGGTCAGTATAAAGGGGAAACAGATTTTCATTCCCAGAATTCCATTGTAGACACCTGA
- the LOC113705076 gene encoding uncharacterized protein codes for MTKPDLAVATSSKIKFDDSDDDHDSTSEDEGEIEKELADVTFEELQRAKSDGSEMVYRKFKSENKVGGRANKNRPMEMSSKKPVNRYREVIQVPKKVVRDPRFESLCGRLDVEGFKKRYGFLYENELPGGKEDKQLKSAVSRRTDREILAEHKKKEREAAKQGKKPYYLKKSEIRKQKLIDKYKELKASGKLESFIEKKRKRNASKDHRYMPYRRLEGGDQ; via the exons ATGACAAAACCGGATTTAGCAGTCGCGACGTCAAGCAAAATCAAGTTCGACGATAGCGATGATGATCACGATTCTACCTCCGAGGAT GAAGGGGAAATAGAGAAGGAGCTGGCGGATGTGACGTTCGAGGAGCTGCAGCGAGCCAAGTCGGACGGGTCGGAGATGGTGTATAGGAAGTTCAAATCGGAGAATAAAGTCGGTGGAAGAGCGAATAAGAATAG GCCGATGGAAATGAGTAGTAAGAAGCCGGTTAATAGATATAGAGAAGTCATCCAAGTTCCAAAGAAG GTTGTACGTGATCCTCGCTTTGAATCATTATGTGGCAGACTTGATGTTGAAGG GTTCAAGAAAAGATATGGTTTTCTCTATGAGAATGAGCTTCCTGGTGGAAAAGAG GATAAACAATTGAAGAGTGCAGTATCAAGACGCACTGACAGAGAAATTTTAGCTGAAcacaagaagaaagagagagaagctGCAAAGCAAGGGAAAAAACCATACTATCTGAAAAAAT CTGAAATACGAAAGCAAAAGCTTATTGACAAATACAAGGAACTGAAG GCATCTGGGAAGCTTGAATCTTTTattgagaaaaagagaaaaaggaatgcTTCAAAAGACCACAGATACATGCCATATCGCCGTTTGGAAGGAGGAGACCAATAA
- the LOC113704999 gene encoding probable transcriptional regulator SLK3, whose amino-acid sequence MRVDAYLNSNHQLAIPAAVHSKENDVFLKSSSASISHRKEVVGTLPGDSPLSIVEIAELNANMASRNENPTSLGKALNTVDINSLHADTNLLPSGGFLDKTGNANMEPYLNLLSSLVPFSSRNLSGLPLEASPVCHQNTLVDQSNQQGHKRRKLQQTAGSTALIEPKTQSHLHSLPIGIQQEPNTLKQALNNSSMNLNPAYSLQQQAVQCLLSRNDIDQLQDNSPQLKALIQYQLQNQFLHQILHSSPNLLGAHSPQSGQQMKNQLPYQATHQTSSIQSTGDGICSQRLTQYIHHLLHRPKDNSIVYWRKFVLEFYAPGAKERWCLSSYENVGKNVLGVLSLGTMDSWCCDICGTKSGKGFEASFEILPRLCKMKFESGTLEEILFLEFPRECRLSSGIMMLEYGKAIQESIYEQFRVVREGKLRVIFRHDLKILSWEFCAHHHEEYVPRRLVAPQVNQLVYAAHKYQSSHGNPAPRRVPAAEVQGNCNMFLKSVHQLAKHLDLPILNDLGFSKRHVRCLQIIDVVNSMKDLMDFSIKRRIGPIESLQTYPHAGTKTDMWRNVQNVKQETLKQGSSQDMQTDGIRSMAMHLGPEIHHSDAHMTGDGVLSGSGDVGSMLAHYHQKTAWGNILNTKGSTTETEQSCLMGNFSQRATSSPFLRQSNNPAPLDNSMLSRLPSARTSEAISDIKKQMIDKWLQEMVAESRAKGLQNTPGKQDQALHEFNANILSGLPTIARVRGTARPGFGYGTDAAPAQANLLADVPGSGGISRTTSNINTLKISGSNPSPAIKREPDLPEVPEAFMGGQFSKK is encoded by the exons ATGCGTGTAGATGCATACCTGAATTCCAACCACCAATTGGCTATACCTGCTGCAGTACATAGTAAGGAAAATGATGTTTTTCTCAAGTCTTCAAGTGCTAGCATTTCACATAGAAAAGAAGTTGTGGGCACTTTGCCAGGAGACTCGCCACTTTCAATAGTTGAAATAGCAGAATTGAATGCAAATATGGCCTCCAGGAACGAAAATCCAACTAGTCTTGGCAAAGCTCTGAATACAGTTGACATAAATTCTTTGCATGCTGATACCAACTTGTTGCCTAGTGGAGGATTTTTGGACAAGACTGGCAATGCCAACATGGAGCCTTACCTTAACTTACTCTCTTCACTGGTGCCATTCTCATCCAGAAATTTAAGCGGTTTACCATTGGAAGCTTCTCCTGTGTGCCATCAAAATACTCTTGTGGATCAAAGCAACCAACAAGGGCATAAAAGGCGGAAATTACAGCAAACGGCAGGCTCTACTGCTCTCATTGAACCTAAAACACAAAGCCACCTTCATTCACTTCCTATTGGGATACAACAGGAACCTAATACTCTGAAACAGGCATTGAACAATTCTAGTATGAATTTAAATCCAGCTTATTCATTACAGCAACAAGCGGTTCAATGCCTACTATCAAGGAATGACATTGATCAATTGCAAGATAATAGTCCACAGCTGAAGGCATTAATCCAGTATCAATTGCAGAATCAATTTCTACATCAGATTCTGCATTCTAGTCCAAACTTGCTCGGAGCTCATTCCCCCCAGTCAGGACAGCAGATGAAGAATCAGTTGCCATATCAGGCCACTCATCAAACTTCTTCCATTCAGTCCACCGGTGATGGGATTTGTTCCCAAAGATTGACTCAATATATACATCATCTGTTGCATCGACCAAAG GATAACAGTATTGTCTACTGGAGGAAATTTGTGTTAGAGTTCTATGCTCCTGGAGCTAAAGAAAGATGGTGTTTATCTTCATATGAAAATGTTGGGAAAAATGTTCTTGGTGTTCTTTCCTTGGGGACTATG GATAGCTGGTGCTGTGACATATGTGGTACAAAATCAGGAAAAGGGTTTG AGGCAAGTTTTGAGATACTCCCCAGGCTTTGCAAAATGAAATTCGAGAGTGGTACTCTTGAGGAAATTCTCTTTCTTGAGTTTCCTCGAGAGTGTAGGCTTTCTTCTGGCATAATGATGTTAGAATATGGGAAAGCGATACAAGAGAGCATATACGAACAATTCCGTGTTGTCCGAGAGGGTAAACTTCGTGTTATTTTTAGACACGACTTGAAG ATATTATCCTGGGAATTCTGTGCACACCATCATGAAGAATATGTGCCCCGTCGATTAGTTGCACCCCAG GTTAATCAGTTAGTCTATGCTGCTCATAAATATCAAAGCTCCCATGGCAATCCTGCACCTCGTAGGGTCCCAGCCGCGGAAGTGCAAGGAAATTGCAATAT GTTTCTTAAATCTGTGCATCAACTAGCAAAGCATTTGGATTTACCAATTCTGAATGACTTGGGATTTTCTAAAAGACACGTCAGATGCTTACAG ATCATTGATGTTGTCAACAGCATGAAAGATCTCATGGATTTTAGCATTAAAAGAAGAATTGGACCAATTG AGAGCTTGCAGACTTATCCTCATGCAGGCACCAAGACAGATATGTGGAGAAATGTACAGAATGTGAAGCAGGAAACATTGAAGCAAGGGAGCTCTCAGGACATGCAGACAGATGGGATTAGGTCAATGGCCATGCATCTTGGTCCTGAAATCCACCATAGTGACGCCCATATGACCGGTGATGGAGTTTTGTCTGGCTCAGGAGATGTGGGATCTATGTTGGCTCATTACCATCAGAAAACAGCATGGGGAAATATATTAAACACAAAAGGAAGTACTACAGAGACAGAGCAGTCATGCTTGATGGGCAATTTTAGCCAAAGAGCTACATCTTCTCCATTTCTGCGTCAGTCCAATAATCCTGCACCACTTGACAACTCAATGCTCAGTAGGTTGCCCAGTGCACGGACTTCTGAAGCAATTAGTGACATAAAGAAACAGATGATAGATAAGTGGCTTCAGGAGATGGTGGCTGAGAGCAGAGCCAAAGGGCTGCAGAATACACCTGGAAAGCAGGACCAAGCCTTGCATGAGTTCAACGCAAATATCCTCAGTGGCTTGCCTACTATTGCCAGGGTTAGAGGTACAGCGAGGCCAGGTTTTGGTTATGGTACAGATGCTGCCCCAGCACAGGCAAATCTTTTGGCTGATGTCCCAGGGAGCGGTGGCATATCTAGGACTACGTCCAATATTAATACTCTCAAAATTAGTGGCAGCAACCCGAGTCCTGCAATCAAAAGAGAACCAGACCTTCCGGAGGTTCCTGAAGCTTTTATGGGTGGTCAGTTCTCGAAAAAGTGA
- the LOC113702782 gene encoding F-box protein PP2-A13-like isoform X2: MGAAFSMLFSSTNTPAAPASKLGLGDLPESCVASVLLYLDPPEICKLAMLNRAFRGASSADFVWESKLPLNYGSVIDRVADDGWKQGCDDFPKNLCKRDIYSRLCRPKSFDGGTKVWLDKSSGKFCLSISSNGLAITGIGDRRYWSRLQTEESRFRSVAYLQQIWWLEVDGEVEFPFPAGSYSLFFRLQLGRTSKRFGRRVCNTEHVHGWDIKPVRFQLSTSDGQQGTTQCYINEPGRWIYYHAGDFAVVDPSTSMKVEFSMTQIDCTHTKGGLCVDSVFVYPSEFKERLKLCQMQ; the protein is encoded by the exons ATGGGCGCTGCTTTTTCCATGTTATTTTCAAGCACAAACACCCCTGCAGCTCCAGCATCAAAGCTAGGCTTAGGGGACTTGCCTGAGAGTTGTGTGGCCTCTGTTCTTTTGTACTTAGACCCTCCAGAGATCTGTAAGCTTGCAATGTTGAACAGGGCTTTTAGGGGGGCTTCTTCTGCTGATTTTGTTTGGGAATCAAAGTTGCCTCTCAATTATGGTTCTGTTATTGATAGAGTTGCAGATGATGGTTGGAAACAGGGTTGTGATGATTTTCCTAAGAATTTGTGTAAAAGGGACATTTATTCAAGGCTCTGTAGACCCAAATCTTTCGATGGTGGCACCAAG GTCTGGTTGGATAAAAGTAGTGGAAAGTTTTGTTTGTCAATTTCTTCAAATGGGCTGGCCATAACAGGCATTGGTGATAGGAGATACTGGAGTCGTTTGCAGACCGAAGAATCAAG ATTCCGTTCAGTTGCATATCTCCAGCAAATCTGGTGGCTTGAAGTTGATGGAGAAGTTGAGTTTCCCTTTCCAGCAGGGTCCTATAGCCTTTTTTTCCGGCTGCAACTAGGACGTACTTCGAAGCGATTTGGTCGTCGGGTTTGTAACACCGAGCATGTTCATGGTTGGGATATAAAGCCAGTAAGGTTCCAACTTTCTACTTCAGATGGTCAGCAGGGCACAACACAGTGCTATATCAATGAACCAGGAAGATGGATCTACTACCATGCGGGAGATTTTGCTGTTGTTGATCCTAGCACATCAATGAAGGTCGAGTTTTCAATGACACAGATTGATTGCACACACACAAAAGGTGGTCTTTGTGTGGACTCCGTGTTTGTATATCCTAGTGAATTCAAGGAGAGGTTAAAGCTTTGTCAAATGCAGTAG
- the LOC113702782 gene encoding F-box protein PP2-A13-like isoform X1, translated as MGAAFSMLFSSTNTPAAPASKLGLGDLPESCVASVLLYLDPPEICKLAMLNRAFRGASSADFVWESKLPLNYGSVIDRVADDGWKQGCDDFPKNLCKRDIYSRLCRPKSFDGGTKKVWLDKSSGKFCLSISSNGLAITGIGDRRYWSRLQTEESRFRSVAYLQQIWWLEVDGEVEFPFPAGSYSLFFRLQLGRTSKRFGRRVCNTEHVHGWDIKPVRFQLSTSDGQQGTTQCYINEPGRWIYYHAGDFAVVDPSTSMKVEFSMTQIDCTHTKGGLCVDSVFVYPSEFKERLKLCQMQ; from the exons ATGGGCGCTGCTTTTTCCATGTTATTTTCAAGCACAAACACCCCTGCAGCTCCAGCATCAAAGCTAGGCTTAGGGGACTTGCCTGAGAGTTGTGTGGCCTCTGTTCTTTTGTACTTAGACCCTCCAGAGATCTGTAAGCTTGCAATGTTGAACAGGGCTTTTAGGGGGGCTTCTTCTGCTGATTTTGTTTGGGAATCAAAGTTGCCTCTCAATTATGGTTCTGTTATTGATAGAGTTGCAGATGATGGTTGGAAACAGGGTTGTGATGATTTTCCTAAGAATTTGTGTAAAAGGGACATTTATTCAAGGCTCTGTAGACCCAAATCTTTCGATGGTGGCACCAAG AAGGTCTGGTTGGATAAAAGTAGTGGAAAGTTTTGTTTGTCAATTTCTTCAAATGGGCTGGCCATAACAGGCATTGGTGATAGGAGATACTGGAGTCGTTTGCAGACCGAAGAATCAAG ATTCCGTTCAGTTGCATATCTCCAGCAAATCTGGTGGCTTGAAGTTGATGGAGAAGTTGAGTTTCCCTTTCCAGCAGGGTCCTATAGCCTTTTTTTCCGGCTGCAACTAGGACGTACTTCGAAGCGATTTGGTCGTCGGGTTTGTAACACCGAGCATGTTCATGGTTGGGATATAAAGCCAGTAAGGTTCCAACTTTCTACTTCAGATGGTCAGCAGGGCACAACACAGTGCTATATCAATGAACCAGGAAGATGGATCTACTACCATGCGGGAGATTTTGCTGTTGTTGATCCTAGCACATCAATGAAGGTCGAGTTTTCAATGACACAGATTGATTGCACACACACAAAAGGTGGTCTTTGTGTGGACTCCGTGTTTGTATATCCTAGTGAATTCAAGGAGAGGTTAAAGCTTTGTCAAATGCAGTAG
- the LOC113703494 gene encoding probable (S)-N-methylcoclaurine 3'-hydroxylase isozyme 2 — protein MEAMAQFPDIEANYLLLPIFLLPLLYLIFKQWKYPFATKSPPIPPGPTPWPVLGNIPHMGRLPHVTLCNFAQTYGPLICLKLGTQYTVVGSSPAAAIEILKTHDRSLSARYVPKVVPARQEELNRSSIGWTEVCNDGWKYLRTLCRTELFSVRALDNQSCLREKKISDMVEHLRAKKEGQVVDIGELVFATIFNMLSNVMVSRDLIGLEEESAGEGMKSLVRTVMEVATAPNVSDFYPLLCKLDLQGLRKKSTNLGIKIRAAWEPIIEERRRQGAPLTLSQEDFLDTLLQNNFTNERIHQLLMELFTAGTDTSTSTIEWAMAELVKNPESMMKVREELGREINQDLPKESHLMQLPYLQACIKETFRLHPPAPLLLPHRAPEACQVMNYTIPKNAQVLVNVWAIGRDPGIWDEPLKFKPERFLSCSLDYKGNDFELLPFGSGRRICPGLPMAARHVPLVLASLIHCFDWSLPEGKDPQQLDMNEKFGVTLEKEQPLLLIPKARS, from the exons ATGGAAGCCATGGCTCAGTTTCCAGACATAGAAGCAAACTATCTATTGCTTCCAATCTTCCTCTTACCATTACTCTATCTCATCTTCAAGCAATGGAAATATCCTTTTGCAACAAAGTCTCCGCCAATTCCACCAGGGCCAACTCCATGGCCTGTCTTGGGCAATATCCCTCATATGGGAAGATTACCTCATGTCACACTCTGCAATTTTGCTCAAACTTATGGTCCACTGATATGTCTCAAGTTAGGCACTCAATACACGGTCGTGGGATCATCCCCTGCAGCTGCGATTGAAATCCTGAAAACTCATGATCGGAGTCTGTCCGCGCGATATGTTCCCAAGGTAGTTCCTGCTAGACAGGAAGAACTCAACCGTTCATCGATCGGATGGACTGAAGTATGCAATGATGGATGGAAGTACTTGAGGACACTGTGCAGAACCGAGCTTTTCTCAGTTAGAGCATTGGATAATCAATCATGCTTAAGAGAGAAAAAGATCTCGGACATGGTCGAGCATTTAAGGGCTAAGAAGGAAGGTCAAGTTGTGGATATCGGAGAGCTAGTATTTGCGACGATCTTCAACATGTTGAGCAATGTAATGGTGTCAAGAGATCTTATCGGCTTGGAAGAAGAAAGTGCTGGTGAGGGGATGAAAAGTCTAGTGAGAACAGTCATGGAGGTGGCCACTGCCCCAAATGTATCAGATTTTTATCCACTATTGTGCAAGCTTGATCTTCAGGGTCTCCGGAAGAAGTCAACTAATCTGGGAATCAAGATTCGTGCTGCTTGGGAACCTATCATTGAAGAGAGGAGGCGACAGGGTGCCCCTTTGACTTTGAGCCAAGAAGACTTTCTGGACACCTTGCTTCAGAATAATTTTACAAATGAACGAATTCACCAATTACTCAtg GAATTGTTCACTGCTGGGACAGACACTAGTACTTCAACAATTGAATGGGCAATGGCAGAACTAGTGAAGAATCCAGAGTCTATGATGAAAGTGCGTGAAGAGCTTGGAAgagaaatcaatcaagatttgccAAAAGAGTCTCATCTAATGCAACTACCATATCTGCAGGCCTGCATTAAGGAGACCTTCAGGCTGCACCCTCCTGCCCCTTTGCTACTTCCACACCGTGCCCCTGAAGCATGTCAAGTCATGAATTACACTATTCCTAAAAATGCTCAAGTTTTAGTGAATGTTTGGGCCATTGGACGAGACCCTGGAATTTGGGATGAACCATTGAAGTTTAAACCTGAGAGATTTCTGAGTTGTAGTTTGGATTATAAAGGGAATGATTTTGAGCTCTTACCGTTTGGGAGTGGAAGAAGAATCTGCCCTGGCCTGCCCATGGCTGCTAGGCATGTTCCTTTGGTTCTTGCGTCGCTGATCCACTGCTTTGATTGGTCACTTCCCGAAGGAAAAGATCCTCAGCAATTAGATATGAATGAAAAGTTTGGTGTGACATTGGAGAAGGAACAAC